In the genome of Solibacillus isronensis, one region contains:
- a CDS encoding CotH kinase family protein — translation MDNSRIIPEYQLFIHPLDLSELRKDIWCDDPIPAKLTVNKRKYDIDIAYRGSHIRDFRKKSYHISFKKPSSYRNVKEIHINAEYKDPSLLRNKLSLDFFNEIGCLSPKSQFVNIKLNGKNEGLYLELESVDENFLKDRQLPQGPIFYAVDGDANFSLMSDLDKDIKKSLKVGYDLKYGETQDELYLQNMIIKINTITKAEFENEIMKYINVDQYLRWLAGVIFTQNFDGFVHNYALYQNSETRLFEIIPWDYDATWGRDVNGKVMEEDYLRIEGFNTLTARILDVKIFRRQYKNLLKEIINNQYNVDYLKPKIQNLHDLIRPYVQKDPYKKDDIDLFDMEPEYILEFIEARAKYIKGNLDSLD, via the coding sequence GTGGATAACAGCAGAATAATACCTGAATATCAGCTTTTTATTCACCCTCTAGATTTAAGTGAACTTCGGAAAGACATATGGTGTGACGACCCTATCCCTGCAAAGCTAACAGTTAACAAAAGAAAGTATGATATTGATATCGCCTATCGTGGCTCCCATATACGGGACTTCCGGAAAAAGTCATATCACATTTCATTTAAGAAACCAAGTTCATATAGAAATGTCAAAGAAATTCATATCAACGCAGAATATAAAGATCCTTCCCTATTAAGAAATAAACTATCACTTGATTTTTTTAATGAAATTGGTTGTTTATCACCAAAGTCTCAATTTGTAAATATTAAGTTGAATGGGAAAAATGAGGGGCTTTATTTAGAACTAGAATCAGTGGATGAAAATTTTCTTAAAGATCGACAACTACCACAAGGGCCAATATTCTATGCGGTTGATGGCGATGCTAACTTTTCGTTGATGAGTGACCTTGATAAAGATATAAAGAAATCACTTAAAGTTGGCTACGACCTAAAATATGGAGAAACACAAGATGAATTATATTTGCAAAATATGATTATTAAAATTAATACTATTACAAAAGCTGAATTTGAGAATGAAATTATGAAATATATTAATGTTGATCAATATCTCAGGTGGTTAGCTGGCGTTATTTTCACCCAAAATTTTGATGGTTTTGTTCATAATTATGCTTTATACCAGAATAGCGAAACGAGGCTATTCGAAATCATCCCGTGGGATTACGATGCAACATGGGGAAGGGATGTAAACGGGAAAGTGATGGAGGAAGACTATTTACGAATCGAAGGATTTAACACGCTTACAGCAAGAATTCTCGATGTAAAAATATTTCGGCGACAATATAAAAATTTGCTAAAAGAAATTATAAATAATCAATATAATGTAGATTATTTGAAACCGAAAATACAAAATTTGCATGATTTAATAAGACCTTATGTTCAAAAAGATCCTTATAAAAAAGACGATATCGATTTATTTGATATGGAACCAGAATATATATTGGAATTTATTGAAGCGCGGGCAAAATATATAAAAGGAAATTTAGATTCGTTAGATTAA
- a CDS encoding SRPBCC family protein, which yields MKDYGTLHELNGRYNLKFERFFPVSPEDVFSILTSPEHFMQWYPFATGEMDIQLGGQITFDDGEGTTYTATITELEKPYLFSFREVDDLINISLEEEKQGCKMNFAHTFDDASWAVNTAAGWHRCLDVFSQIVNGEATNWQDNAAGLREIYSKAFS from the coding sequence ATGAAAGATTACGGAACACTACATGAATTGAACGGCCGCTATAATTTAAAATTTGAACGATTTTTTCCCGTAAGTCCGGAAGATGTATTCTCTATTTTGACAAGTCCCGAACACTTCATGCAGTGGTATCCTTTCGCAACAGGGGAAATGGATATCCAACTTGGTGGGCAGATTACTTTTGACGATGGTGAAGGAACAACATATACAGCAACAATTACAGAACTGGAAAAGCCCTATTTGTTTAGTTTCCGTGAAGTTGATGATTTGATAAATATTTCATTGGAAGAAGAGAAACAAGGATGCAAAATGAATTTTGCCCATACTTTCGATGATGCTTCATGGGCAGTGAATACTGCGGCAGGATGGCATCGATGCCTTGATGTATTTAGCCAAATCGTCAATGGAGAAGCGACAAATTGGCAAGATAACGCAGCCGGATTGCGTGAAATTTACAGCAAAGCTTTTAGTTAA
- a CDS encoding zinc-binding dehydrogenase yields the protein MKGWLFSGTNKPLELIEKEDPKAIPGHVVIDVKAAGLCHSDVAALQDPGWMPLFPNGPVIMGHEFAGVVIEVGEGVKNFKVGDRVGVNPMDRATKVTAGYNYDGGYAEKVRVPEHQCVVIPEGVSFVEGAASTDAGITAYRALFSIGQAKEGTKLGIIGVGGLGQFALQMALIKGCEVYATDVSPEARKLADELGAHKVYDTILDMKEAECDVIVDFAGFGQTTSDALEAVKVQGTVVIVGMGKLESNINTYLMITKEIKLLGSNGGSVEDLQGVYDCFATGKMSPNLITIPFEEVDKGIEKLKNHEVKGRLVAVFEK from the coding sequence GTGAAAGGTTGGTTATTTTCAGGTACAAATAAACCGCTGGAATTGATTGAGAAAGAAGATCCAAAAGCAATACCGGGTCATGTTGTGATTGATGTTAAAGCTGCTGGTCTATGTCATTCAGATGTTGCGGCATTACAGGATCCCGGGTGGATGCCACTTTTCCCTAATGGTCCTGTAATTATGGGGCATGAGTTTGCCGGGGTAGTGATTGAAGTTGGTGAAGGTGTGAAAAATTTTAAAGTTGGGGACCGTGTTGGCGTTAACCCAATGGATAGAGCAACGAAAGTAACTGCCGGATATAACTATGATGGAGGCTACGCGGAAAAAGTGCGTGTTCCTGAACATCAATGTGTGGTTATCCCTGAGGGTGTATCTTTTGTAGAAGGTGCAGCTTCAACAGATGCCGGAATTACAGCTTATCGTGCTCTTTTTAGTATCGGGCAAGCAAAAGAAGGTACAAAATTAGGAATCATCGGAGTCGGTGGACTTGGGCAGTTTGCTCTGCAAATGGCATTAATTAAAGGGTGCGAAGTATATGCTACCGATGTTTCTCCTGAAGCTCGTAAACTTGCTGATGAACTGGGTGCCCATAAAGTTTACGATACGATACTAGATATGAAAGAGGCAGAATGCGACGTCATTGTTGACTTTGCCGGTTTCGGACAAACCACGTCTGATGCTTTGGAAGCTGTAAAGGTACAAGGTACAGTTGTAATTGTTGGAATGGGGAAACTGGAATCCAATATCAATACGTATTTAATGATTACAAAAGAAATTAAACTATTAGGAAGCAACGGTGGATCGGTAGAAGACTTACAAGGCGTATATGATTGTTTTGCTACTGGAAAAATGAGTCCGAATCTGATTACAATTCCATTTGAGGAAGTCGACAAAGGTATCGAGAAACTGAAAAATCACGAAGTAAAAGGCCGTTTAGTAGCTGTATTTGAAAAGTAA